In Aureibaculum algae, the following are encoded in one genomic region:
- a CDS encoding nitrate reductase, which produces MAISNSYKTICSYCGVGCGIVVHKDSKGGLKVEGDKAYSVNKGMLCSKGMNLNYVVQDTSDRILHPEMRWSRDLPLQKTTWDVAMERAAAVFKSIIKRHGPDSVGFYVSGQCLTEEYYIANKLTKGFLGTNNIDTNSRLCMSSAVVGYKKSVGDDAVPISYEDIELADCFLIAGANPAWCHPILFRRLEKHKEENPNVKIVVVDPRKTQTCAIADLHLQIIPGTDVVLYNAIAKRLIEKKLIDKKFIKNHTDNFEELKEKACKTSFSEAAKICGISVNDIKKASQYIGLSKAFISMWTMGLNQSVIGVDKNVSLINISLLTGQIGKPGAGPFSLTGQPNAMGGREVGGMANLLAAHKDLANPVHRKEVSNFWGSQEISENPGLTATEMFEGLNSGKLKAIWIVCTNPVVSLPDSLQVEEALKKANFVVVQDISHNSDTTKYADLLLPAAGWAEKEGTMTNSERRISYLNKVIDPPGEALPDLEILLKFAQKMGFTGFDYENASEVFDEYSLMTKGTAIDISGLSYQRLKGEGSFQWPVPNSTHRGTPRLFTDKKFFTPSGNAQFNVPVHTLNQSEKLSEEHPLILTTGRIRDQWHTRTRTGVVNRLNTHIPSPYLEMNNVDAYLRKLKDGDVAIIKNNRGEVRVKVKLSFDIRKGVVFMPMHWGRILGEDFGRANNLTSNLIDPVSKEPDYKYSAVEVSKYKKEKQKICIVGAGAAAYRFIQSYRDRNLDDEILVFSKENDIFYNRVLLPEYVSDELSWKELEKLKKGEVAKLKLQLFPGVLIDKLDKENKVITDSNGDQHSYDVLIMATGSRAFVPTNANLELPGRFTLRSRQDADNLKRHLDKTQLPDEDKHVVVVGGGLLGLELAATLNKKNIPVTIIQRASRLMERQLDSAASRLLADDVSERGIQIYFDNEVSTVFDDEVGDGLSVTLKTGKIINCNALVYAIGTLPNIELAKQAKLESRRGVIVNQYLQTSDEHIYAIGEIAEFNNNLYGITSAAEQQADVVVKYLLGDLSSIYSGSVLMNILKFEDLDLCSIGMVKAPVNDKSYEEVIFMDISQRYYKKCIIKDDKLVGVILMGDKNEFAEFKVLIEDEIELSDKRSEILRSNSSSVPVKGKLVCSCSQIGTGNLEDTILEGCTDFAELCKTTGAGMGCGSCKPEVKHFLSETLKLNTVKV; this is translated from the coding sequence ATGGCTATCAGTAATTCATATAAAACTATTTGTTCTTATTGCGGTGTAGGCTGTGGTATCGTTGTTCACAAAGATTCAAAAGGGGGACTTAAAGTAGAGGGAGATAAAGCGTATTCTGTAAACAAAGGGATGCTTTGTTCAAAAGGGATGAATCTCAACTACGTTGTTCAAGACACTTCTGATAGAATCTTACATCCTGAAATGCGTTGGAGTAGAGATTTGCCCTTACAAAAAACGACTTGGGATGTGGCTATGGAAAGAGCCGCAGCTGTTTTTAAATCAATAATAAAAAGACATGGCCCGGATAGTGTTGGTTTCTATGTTTCTGGTCAGTGTTTAACGGAAGAATATTACATAGCCAATAAACTCACAAAAGGGTTTTTAGGAACTAATAATATTGATACAAACTCACGTTTGTGTATGAGTTCAGCCGTAGTTGGTTATAAGAAATCTGTTGGTGATGATGCAGTACCAATATCATATGAAGATATAGAATTGGCAGATTGTTTTCTAATAGCAGGAGCTAATCCTGCATGGTGTCATCCAATATTATTCAGACGTTTAGAGAAACATAAAGAAGAAAATCCAAATGTAAAAATTGTTGTTGTTGATCCGCGTAAAACACAAACGTGTGCCATTGCAGATTTGCATTTACAAATTATACCCGGTACTGATGTTGTGTTGTACAACGCTATTGCAAAAAGATTAATAGAGAAAAAGTTAATAGATAAAAAATTCATAAAAAATCATACTGATAATTTTGAAGAGCTTAAAGAAAAAGCATGTAAAACTTCTTTTTCTGAGGCCGCTAAAATTTGTGGTATTTCTGTAAATGATATCAAAAAAGCATCGCAATATATAGGCTTGTCAAAAGCCTTTATTAGTATGTGGACTATGGGGTTAAACCAGAGTGTTATTGGTGTAGATAAAAATGTATCGTTAATTAATATTTCACTGCTAACAGGTCAGATAGGTAAACCTGGAGCGGGTCCTTTTTCTTTAACAGGTCAGCCCAATGCTATGGGAGGTAGAGAAGTTGGAGGAATGGCTAATTTGTTAGCCGCACATAAAGATTTGGCGAATCCAGTACATCGAAAAGAAGTGTCAAACTTTTGGGGAAGTCAAGAGATTTCAGAAAATCCTGGTTTAACAGCAACAGAAATGTTTGAAGGATTAAATTCAGGTAAATTAAAAGCGATATGGATTGTATGTACCAACCCTGTTGTGAGTTTACCAGACTCTCTGCAAGTAGAGGAGGCTCTTAAAAAAGCAAACTTTGTAGTTGTTCAAGACATCTCTCATAACTCAGATACTACAAAATATGCAGACCTGTTGTTGCCTGCGGCTGGATGGGCGGAAAAAGAAGGAACAATGACTAATTCGGAGAGAAGAATTAGTTACTTAAATAAAGTTATTGATCCACCAGGAGAAGCATTACCTGATCTTGAAATTCTATTGAAATTTGCTCAAAAAATGGGTTTTACTGGTTTCGATTATGAAAATGCAAGTGAGGTTTTTGATGAATATAGTTTAATGACTAAAGGTACTGCAATAGATATTTCAGGTTTGTCGTATCAAAGATTAAAAGGAGAAGGTAGTTTTCAGTGGCCAGTTCCTAACAGTACTCATAGGGGTACACCGAGACTTTTTACTGATAAAAAGTTTTTTACACCATCAGGTAACGCTCAGTTTAATGTTCCGGTTCATACGTTAAATCAATCGGAAAAATTATCAGAAGAGCATCCTCTCATTTTAACAACAGGCCGCATAAGAGATCAATGGCACACAAGAACAAGAACAGGTGTTGTTAATAGATTAAATACACATATTCCATCGCCTTATTTAGAAATGAATAATGTCGATGCTTATTTGAGAAAATTAAAAGATGGAGATGTTGCGATAATTAAAAATAATAGAGGGGAAGTTAGGGTTAAAGTTAAGTTGAGTTTTGATATCAGAAAAGGAGTGGTTTTTATGCCAATGCACTGGGGCAGAATTTTAGGAGAAGACTTTGGTAGAGCAAATAATTTAACAAGTAATTTAATAGATCCTGTCTCAAAAGAACCCGATTATAAATATAGTGCTGTTGAGGTTTCTAAGTACAAAAAAGAAAAACAAAAAATTTGTATTGTTGGAGCAGGAGCAGCAGCTTATCGGTTTATTCAAAGTTATAGGGACAGGAATTTAGATGATGAAATTTTAGTATTTTCAAAGGAAAATGATATTTTTTATAATAGGGTTTTACTTCCAGAATATGTAAGTGACGAACTTAGTTGGAAAGAATTAGAAAAATTAAAAAAGGGAGAAGTAGCAAAGCTCAAATTGCAGCTGTTTCCGGGTGTGCTAATTGATAAACTTGATAAGGAAAATAAAGTTATTACCGATAGTAATGGAGATCAACATTCTTATGATGTCCTTATAATGGCAACAGGTAGTAGGGCTTTTGTTCCAACGAATGCCAATTTAGAATTGCCAGGCAGGTTTACATTACGAAGTAGACAAGATGCGGATAATTTAAAACGACATTTAGATAAAACGCAGCTTCCAGATGAAGACAAGCATGTTGTGGTCGTTGGTGGTGGTTTGTTAGGGTTGGAGCTTGCCGCAACTTTAAATAAAAAGAACATACCTGTAACCATAATACAAAGAGCTTCAAGATTGATGGAACGTCAATTAGATAGTGCGGCTAGTAGGCTTTTAGCGGATGACGTTTCTGAACGTGGTATTCAAATTTATTTTGATAATGAAGTAAGTACTGTTTTTGACGATGAAGTAGGTGATGGATTGTCGGTTACATTAAAAACAGGTAAGATTATTAATTGTAATGCTTTAGTTTATGCTATTGGTACGTTACCAAATATAGAATTAGCAAAACAAGCTAAATTAGAATCTAGAAGAGGTGTAATTGTAAATCAATATTTACAAACAAGTGATGAACATATTTATGCCATTGGTGAAATTGCAGAATTTAATAATAATTTGTACGGAATAACATCGGCAGCTGAACAGCAAGCAGATGTTGTTGTTAAGTATTTACTTGGAGATCTAAGTAGTATCTATTCAGGTTCTGTGCTAATGAATATTCTAAAATTTGAAGATTTAGATTTGTGTAGTATTGGTATGGTAAAAGCTCCAGTTAATGATAAGTCTTATGAAGAAGTTATTTTTATGGATATCTCTCAGAGGTATTATAAAAAATGCATCATCAAAGATGATAAATTAGTAGGGGTCATATTAATGGGCGATAAAAATGAATTTGCAGAGTTCAAAGTTTTAATTGAAGATGAAATAGAATTGTCAGATAAAAGGTCTGAAATTCTGAGGTCAAATAGCTCGTCTGTTCCTGTAAAAGGGAAGTTGGTATGCTCTTGCAGTCAAATAGGAACGGGTAATTTAGAAGATACCATCTTAGAAGGATGTACAGATTTTGCAGAATTGTGTAAAACCACCGGAGCAGGTATGGGATGTGGGAGCTGTAAGCCAGAGGTAAAGCATTTTCTTTCAGAAACCTTAAAACTAAATACAGTTAAGGTTTAA
- a CDS encoding response regulator transcription factor — MKEKIRIVLADDHAIVRDGVKYLLEDEKDLEVVGEAANGKEALQLVDKYEPDLLIIDVRMPEMNGIDAVSILNQKPTKTKAIVLSMHDSEEYILKSIEAKAMGYLLKDASKEEVLKAIHTVGNGGKYFSGDISTVIVNNLLKKSSPIVSADVLSDTSAVTTDEFHLTKKEIEILRLILLGKTNKEISLELDKSKRTIETHRFNLMKKMNVKNLIELSVKASKLGLN; from the coding sequence TTGAAAGAAAAAATCAGGATAGTTTTAGCAGATGATCATGCGATTGTAAGAGATGGTGTGAAATATTTATTAGAAGACGAAAAAGATTTAGAGGTGGTTGGTGAAGCTGCTAATGGTAAGGAGGCATTGCAATTGGTTGATAAATATGAACCAGATTTACTAATAATAGATGTAAGAATGCCAGAAATGAATGGTATAGATGCTGTTAGCATATTAAATCAAAAGCCAACCAAAACAAAAGCAATTGTATTGTCAATGCATGATTCTGAAGAGTATATTTTAAAATCTATTGAAGCAAAGGCTATGGGGTATCTGCTAAAAGATGCCAGTAAAGAGGAGGTTTTAAAAGCTATTCATACTGTTGGTAATGGTGGAAAATATTTTAGTGGAGACATTAGTACTGTAATTGTAAATAACCTGCTCAAAAAATCTTCACCAATAGTATCAGCCGACGTTTTAAGTGATACTTCTGCAGTTACAACTGATGAATTTCACTTAACAAAAAAAGAAATTGAAATTCTTCGACTAATTTTATTGGGGAAAACCAATAAAGAAATTTCATTAGAGCTAGATAAAAGTAAGAGAACTATTGAAACACATAGGTTTAATTTGATGAAAAAAATGAACGTAAAGAATTTAATAGAACTTTCAGTTAAGGCTTCAAAACTAGGTCTAAACTAG
- a CDS encoding alginate export family protein: MNKHILLIIGLFFTTCMSAQFSLEGELRPRTEFRNGFGSLIAKDAEPGFGVSTRARLKFGYKTDALNLFISLQDVMVWGENRQILPDDDNNSFAIFQAWADLKLGENVSTKFGRQAIAYDDQRIMGGLDWAQQGRNHDAALLKYKKGSFMFDLGLAFNQDYDNPSGFISSGNIYNTKGYFSYKTMQYLYLKKSGKSLSGSFLALNNGFQEFDEDGETGDGVSNLQTFGTHLEYNKGKFGLAGNLYFQTGKRQGEVDVKGAYLASLDLSLKAGNKVSLGLGAEVISGNDGGAGETGAFFPLYGTNHKFNGFMDYFYVGNHANSIGLVDVHVSANFKLGEKSSLLVKALNFSGEQKLPSGEKNLGTELDLVFSQSFKGYALKAGYSQMFASDGMYELKGLDESLAANGQNWVWLMLVIKPKFL; encoded by the coding sequence ATGAATAAGCATATATTATTAATTATAGGGTTGTTTTTTACAACGTGTATGTCTGCTCAATTTTCACTCGAAGGTGAGTTAAGACCTCGAACTGAATTTAGAAATGGTTTTGGAAGTTTAATTGCTAAAGATGCTGAGCCAGGTTTTGGCGTGTCTACAAGGGCAAGATTAAAGTTTGGTTATAAAACAGATGCGTTAAACCTTTTCATTAGTCTTCAAGATGTTATGGTTTGGGGTGAGAATAGGCAAATTTTACCGGATGATGATAATAATTCATTTGCAATATTTCAAGCTTGGGCTGATTTAAAATTGGGTGAAAATGTATCCACTAAATTTGGTCGCCAAGCTATTGCATATGATGATCAAAGAATAATGGGTGGGCTTGATTGGGCTCAACAAGGGCGTAATCATGATGCCGCTTTGTTAAAATATAAAAAAGGTAGTTTTATGTTTGACCTTGGGTTGGCTTTTAATCAAGATTATGACAACCCGTCAGGATTTATATCAAGCGGAAATATCTATAATACAAAAGGATATTTTTCATATAAAACAATGCAATATTTATATCTTAAAAAATCAGGGAAATCACTTTCAGGAAGTTTTTTAGCATTAAATAATGGATTTCAGGAATTTGATGAAGATGGTGAAACAGGAGATGGGGTTAGTAATTTACAAACTTTTGGTACCCATTTAGAGTATAACAAAGGTAAATTTGGATTGGCAGGAAACCTATACTTTCAAACAGGTAAAAGACAGGGTGAAGTTGATGTAAAGGGAGCGTATTTGGCCAGTTTAGATTTGAGTTTAAAAGCAGGTAATAAAGTAAGTTTGGGGTTAGGAGCCGAGGTTATTAGTGGTAATGATGGAGGTGCTGGTGAAACAGGAGCTTTCTTTCCATTGTATGGAACAAATCATAAATTTAACGGATTTATGGATTATTTTTATGTAGGTAATCATGCTAACTCGATTGGATTGGTGGATGTGCATGTGAGTGCTAATTTCAAATTAGGAGAAAAATCAAGTCTTTTAGTGAAAGCATTAAACTTTTCAGGCGAACAAAAACTACCTAGTGGTGAAAAAAACTTAGGAACAGAATTGGATTTAGTTTTTTCTCAATCATTTAAAGGATATGCACTAAAAGCAGGTTACTCACAAATGTTTGCTTCAGATGGTATGTATGAATTGAAAGGATTGGATGAGTCATTGGCTGCAAATGGTCAAAATTGGGTTTGGTTAATGTTGGTTATTAAACCAAAATTTTTGTAA
- a CDS encoding MFS transporter: MTSNYPKASKLELLNFKSISTRTFWITSVAFFLCFFAWFGIVPFMPDVVKDLGLSPEQKWNSIILAVTGTVFARLVIGKLCDKYGPRLCYTWLLMLGAIPVILIGFVQTPLQFLICRLFIGFIGASFVITQVHTSIMFASNIVGTANATSAGWGNLGGGANRLGMPIIAAAVISFGLADEANAWRYSMVIAGVVCFLMGIVYFFFTKDTPAGNFKELKAKGEFVATKKDQVGFKEVLSDYRVWILFFVYAACFGIELTVYGTMDDYLQNTFGLTRSMAGNIVLSFALMNIFARTLGGFFGDMFGKSRGLRGRVLFLSFILALEGVMLSIFSTITYLPLGILFLIAFSLTVQMAEGATFSVVPFINKKAIGSISGIVGAGGNVGAFLAAMLLKSKSAVAEQTAIASNQGMAAEIIEIAQGQASSLAVSSGYFIISMLILLAAVSSLAIKFATEESTDEVEPIRVALADK; the protein is encoded by the coding sequence ATGACTTCGAATTATCCAAAAGCCAGTAAATTAGAATTATTAAACTTCAAAAGTATTTCAACCAGAACATTCTGGATTACCTCAGTTGCATTTTTCCTTTGTTTCTTCGCTTGGTTTGGCATTGTGCCTTTTATGCCAGATGTGGTTAAAGATTTAGGTTTAAGTCCTGAACAAAAATGGAATTCAATTATTTTGGCGGTAACCGGTACGGTGTTTGCTAGATTGGTGATTGGTAAATTATGCGATAAGTATGGGCCAAGACTCTGTTATACTTGGTTGTTAATGTTAGGGGCAATTCCGGTAATCTTAATTGGGTTTGTACAAACTCCACTACAGTTTTTAATCTGTCGATTATTTATTGGTTTTATTGGAGCTTCCTTTGTTATAACACAGGTTCATACTTCTATAATGTTTGCATCAAACATTGTTGGTACTGCAAATGCAACTTCTGCAGGATGGGGTAATTTAGGTGGGGGAGCTAATAGATTAGGGATGCCAATTATTGCGGCTGCTGTAATTAGTTTTGGTTTGGCAGATGAAGCTAATGCATGGAGGTATTCAATGGTAATTGCTGGTGTTGTATGTTTTCTAATGGGGATTGTTTATTTCTTTTTTACGAAAGATACCCCTGCCGGAAATTTTAAAGAATTAAAGGCGAAAGGGGAGTTTGTAGCCACTAAAAAAGATCAAGTAGGTTTTAAAGAAGTGCTATCAGATTATAGAGTATGGATTTTATTTTTTGTTTATGCAGCCTGCTTTGGAATCGAATTAACGGTTTATGGTACTATGGATGATTATCTTCAAAACACCTTTGGTTTAACTAGGTCTATGGCAGGTAATATCGTGTTGTCTTTTGCCTTGATGAATATTTTTGCAAGAACATTAGGTGGTTTTTTTGGCGATATGTTTGGTAAATCAAGAGGGCTTAGAGGAAGGGTGTTATTTTTATCATTTATCTTGGCGTTAGAAGGCGTAATGCTTTCTATATTTTCTACAATAACTTATTTACCGCTAGGTATATTATTTCTAATTGCTTTTAGTTTAACGGTACAAATGGCGGAAGGTGCCACTTTTTCTGTAGTACCATTTATCAATAAAAAAGCGATAGGTTCAATATCTGGAATAGTAGGGGCAGGAGGAAATGTAGGAGCTTTCTTAGCGGCGATGTTATTGAAATCAAAATCAGCGGTGGCCGAACAAACCGCTATAGCTTCTAATCAAGGAATGGCTGCTGAGATAATTGAAATTGCACAAGGGCAAGCCTCTTCTTTAGCAGTTTCTAGTGGTTATTTTATTATTAGTATGCTAATTTTATTGGCAGCAGTATCCTCATTGGCTATTAAGTTTGCCACAGAAGAAAGTACAGATGAAGTTGAACCAATTAGAGTGGCATTGGCCGATAAATAA
- the cobA gene encoding uroporphyrinogen-III C-methyltransferase produces the protein MKNDKINSKVILVGAGPGDKDLLTIKGYNAIKQANIILYDALVNKEILSYANKNVPCIYVGKRNNNHKYSQDDINEMLVTNAINYGTVVRLKGGDPFVFGRGSEEIDYVESRGIETELVPGVSSAISVPASQGIPLTKRGISNSFWVITATVSDGSLPKDFALAAQSSATIVVLMGLRKFSLLINEVQKYRQGYTPFAVIQNGTCVDEKIMTGAINNTANIAKEIDVTVPGIIVFGDVVSESTSFMDEEIQRVLELSL, from the coding sequence ATGAAAAATGATAAAATAAATTCGAAAGTTATATTAGTTGGTGCGGGACCAGGGGATAAAGATTTGTTAACTATAAAAGGATATAATGCCATTAAGCAGGCCAATATCATATTATATGATGCACTCGTTAATAAAGAAATACTTAGTTATGCAAATAAAAATGTACCCTGTATATATGTCGGTAAAAGAAATAATAATCACAAGTATTCTCAAGATGACATTAATGAAATGTTGGTAACTAATGCAATTAATTATGGCACTGTTGTTCGGTTAAAGGGAGGTGATCCATTTGTGTTTGGTAGAGGTAGTGAAGAAATTGATTATGTGGAAAGTCGTGGTATAGAAACGGAGTTAGTACCTGGCGTAAGTAGTGCTATTTCCGTACCAGCCTCTCAGGGTATACCCTTGACAAAGAGAGGTATTAGTAATAGTTTTTGGGTTATTACGGCGACTGTTTCTGATGGGAGTTTGCCTAAAGATTTTGCCCTTGCTGCACAGTCTTCCGCAACAATTGTAGTGTTAATGGGTTTGCGTAAATTTTCATTACTTATAAATGAGGTACAGAAATACAGACAGGGGTATACGCCTTTTGCGGTAATTCAGAATGGTACTTGTGTTGATGAAAAAATAATGACAGGTGCAATCAATAATACTGCTAATATTGCTAAAGAAATAGATGTGACCGTTCCTGGGATTATTGTTTTTGGTGATGTTGTTTCTGAGAGTACTTCGTTTATGGATGAGGAAATTCAAAGAGTGTTAGAGTTGTCGTTATAA
- the nirB gene encoding nitrite reductase large subunit NirB: protein MKTIIVVGNGMVGYKFCEKLVANEESKAFKIIVFGEEPRPAYDRVHLSEFFANQDAKALEMAPVEWYIENNIELIISERITDIHRANKKITTVKNREFSYDYLVLATGSSAFVPPIKGVEKEGVFVYRTIEDLEGMLAYAAKLKGKNPNARAAVLGGGLLGLEAGKAVMDMGLEPHIVEFAPKLMPRQLDSRSSQVLQLKLESIGLNIHLSKATNQILGEHAITGMEFGEDDVLDVEMLVISAGIRPRDELGKSCDLEMGVRGGIVVDNKMQTSDENIYAIGEVALYNQMIYGLVAPGYEMANVAVAQILGKQETLMAAEIDMSTKLKLIGVDVASFGEPFMPAAKGHSVIFENKTQHLYKRINVSLDGKKLLGGILVGDASDYNMLHQVYLNSMPIPEDPSQLILPASEGGAFGSAMDLPDNAVVCSCENVTKGQICCSVSDDGNETLKDVAKATKASTSCGGCKPMVDDLVKETLKSLGKVVKERICEHFDYSRQELYDIVKMKEIKDFDLLLDSHGTGNGCEICKPLAASLFASIFNETANKQETIQDSNDRYLANIQRNGTYSVVPRVAGGEISPKQLIAMGRIGNKYDLYTKITGGQRIVMFGAQLHELPLIWEELIAEGFETGQAYGKSLRTVKSCVGSTWCRYGLDESVSFAIEIENRYKGIRSPHKFKGGVSGCIRECAEARGKDFGFIAVEGGWNIYIGGNGGANPKHAVLLAEKVDKETAIKYVDRYLMFYIRTAQPLMRTAAWLDKLEGGIDYVKDVVINDCLGIVKQLDEEMQFMVDTYKCEWTEAVENPEIRARYTHFVNSDEEDKNIEFVNLREQKMPTPWA from the coding sequence ATGAAAACCATAATAGTTGTTGGAAATGGAATGGTAGGTTACAAATTTTGTGAAAAACTTGTTGCTAATGAAGAAAGCAAAGCCTTTAAAATAATTGTTTTTGGAGAAGAACCAAGACCTGCTTATGACAGAGTTCATTTGAGCGAATTTTTTGCCAACCAAGATGCAAAAGCTTTAGAAATGGCACCTGTAGAATGGTATATTGAAAATAACATTGAACTGATCATTAGTGAAAGAATAACGGACATTCACAGAGCTAATAAAAAAATAACGACGGTTAAAAACCGTGAGTTCTCATATGACTATTTGGTACTAGCCACTGGGTCTTCCGCATTTGTACCTCCTATAAAAGGTGTAGAAAAAGAAGGTGTCTTTGTATATAGAACAATTGAAGACTTAGAAGGAATGCTTGCTTATGCTGCAAAATTAAAAGGTAAGAATCCAAATGCCAGAGCTGCAGTTCTTGGAGGTGGATTGTTAGGTTTGGAAGCCGGAAAAGCTGTTATGGACATGGGCTTAGAACCGCATATTGTTGAGTTTGCCCCAAAATTAATGCCAAGACAATTAGACTCTCGGAGTAGTCAAGTGTTGCAATTAAAATTAGAATCTATTGGTTTAAACATACATTTAAGCAAAGCTACAAATCAAATATTAGGAGAACATGCTATAACAGGAATGGAATTTGGAGAAGATGATGTGTTGGATGTTGAAATGCTTGTAATTTCTGCAGGTATTCGCCCAAGAGATGAACTAGGAAAATCATGTGATTTAGAAATGGGAGTTCGTGGCGGAATTGTGGTAGACAATAAAATGCAAACCTCAGATGAAAATATTTATGCTATTGGTGAGGTTGCACTTTACAACCAGATGATTTATGGATTAGTAGCCCCAGGCTATGAAATGGCAAATGTTGCTGTTGCTCAAATTTTAGGAAAACAAGAAACCTTAATGGCAGCAGAAATAGACATGTCTACCAAGCTAAAACTGATTGGAGTAGATGTTGCTAGTTTTGGAGAACCATTTATGCCCGCCGCCAAAGGACACTCTGTTATTTTTGAAAATAAAACACAACATCTTTATAAAAGAATAAATGTTAGCCTTGATGGTAAAAAACTATTGGGTGGAATTCTTGTAGGAGATGCATCTGATTATAATATGCTTCACCAAGTGTATTTAAATAGTATGCCTATCCCTGAAGACCCATCTCAACTAATATTACCTGCAAGTGAAGGCGGAGCTTTTGGTAGTGCAATGGATTTACCAGATAACGCTGTAGTATGTTCTTGTGAGAATGTTACGAAAGGTCAAATTTGCTGTTCTGTATCAGATGATGGAAATGAAACACTTAAAGATGTAGCCAAGGCAACTAAAGCAAGTACCAGTTGTGGTGGTTGTAAACCCATGGTTGATGATTTGGTTAAAGAGACTTTAAAGTCTTTAGGCAAAGTTGTAAAAGAACGTATTTGTGAACATTTTGATTATTCACGTCAAGAATTGTACGATATCGTTAAAATGAAAGAGATTAAAGATTTTGACCTACTTTTAGATTCACATGGAACAGGAAATGGATGTGAAATATGCAAACCATTAGCCGCTTCATTATTTGCAAGCATCTTTAATGAAACTGCCAACAAACAGGAAACTATTCAAGATTCTAATGATAGATATTTAGCCAATATTCAGCGTAATGGAACCTATTCTGTAGTACCACGTGTTGCAGGTGGAGAGATTAGCCCAAAACAACTAATTGCCATGGGGAGGATTGGTAACAAATATGATTTATACACTAAAATAACCGGAGGTCAACGTATTGTTATGTTCGGAGCACAACTACATGAACTTCCATTAATATGGGAAGAACTAATAGCCGAAGGGTTTGAAACGGGACAAGCCTATGGAAAATCATTACGTACTGTAAAAAGTTGTGTGGGATCTACATGGTGTAGATATGGTTTAGATGAAAGTGTAAGTTTTGCTATTGAAATTGAAAACAGATATAAAGGGATACGTTCTCCACATAAATTTAAAGGTGGTGTGTCTGGATGTATCCGAGAATGTGCAGAAGCTAGAGGAAAAGATTTTGGTTTTATCGCTGTAGAAGGGGGTTGGAATATTTATATCGGTGGTAATGGAGGTGCAAATCCGAAACATGCCGTATTACTTGCAGAAAAAGTAGACAAAGAGACTGCTATTAAATATGTAGATCGCTATTTAATGTTTTATATACGAACAGCACAGCCTTTAATGCGAACTGCCGCTTGGTTAGACAAGCTTGAAGGTGGCATTGACTATGTAAAAGATGTAGTAATAAATGACTGCTTAGGTATCGTAAAACAATTGGATGAAGAAATGCAGTTTATGGTAGACACCTATAAATGCGAATGGACTGAAGCTGTAGAAAATCCAGAGATAAGAGCCAGATACACTCATTTTGTCAATTCGGATGAAGAAGATAAAAATATAGAATTTGTTAACCTAAGAGAACAAAAAATGCCAACTCCTTGGGCATAA
- the nirD gene encoding nitrite reductase small subunit NirD yields MLDTLLKDYSTVPLESVTVWFKAAEISKFPKNGGACVKYKEKQIAVFNFSRQHKWYACQNLSPEKKEMVLSRGMIGDDKGIPKIACPLHKKTFSLETGENLNGELDPIAIYPVKIEDNFVYIGFSE; encoded by the coding sequence ATGTTAGATACACTATTAAAAGATTATAGCACGGTCCCTTTAGAAAGTGTTACCGTATGGTTTAAGGCTGCAGAAATTAGCAAATTTCCAAAAAATGGCGGTGCCTGCGTAAAATACAAAGAAAAACAAATTGCTGTTTTCAATTTTTCTAGGCAACATAAATGGTATGCGTGTCAAAATCTTTCACCAGAAAAAAAAGAAATGGTACTATCTAGAGGGATGATTGGAGATGATAAAGGAATTCCTAAAATTGCTTGCCCTTTGCATAAAAAAACATTCTCATTAGAAACAGGTGAGAATTTAAATGGCGAATTAGATCCAATTGCAATATATCCAGTGAAAATTGAGGATAACTTTGTGTATATCGGATTTTCTGAATAA